ACCGCTTCTGCTCCGACTGCATCGTCACCGCGCTCCGGAGCGGGTATGTcattgtcacctgtgtcacctgtgtcacctgtgtcactgtcacctgtgtgtgtcattgtcacctgtgtgtgtcactgacacctgtgtcacctgtgtgtgtcactgtcacctgtgtcacctgtgtcactgtcacccctgtgtgtgtcactgtcacccctgtgCCTGCACCGCTTCTGCTCCGACTGCATCGTCACCGCATTGAGGAGTGGGTATGTcattgtcacctgtgtgtcacctgtgtcactgtcacctgtgtgtgtcactgtcacctgtgtcactgtcacctgtgtgtgtcactgtcacacctgtgtgtgtcactgtcacctgtgtgtgtcactgtcacctgtgtgtgtcactgtcacccctgtgCCTGCACCGCTTCTGCTCCGACTGCATCGTCACCGCGCTCTGGAGCGGGGTATGTcattgtcacctgtgtcacctgtgtcactgtcacctgtgtcacctgtgtgtgtcattgtcacctgtgtcacctgtgtgtcactgtcacctgtgtcacctgtgtcactgtcacctgtgtgtgtcactgtcacccctgtgCCTGCACCGCTTCTGCTCCGACTGCATCGTCACCGCATTGAGGAGTGGGTATGTCATTGTCAcccgtgtcacctgtgtcacctgtgtgtgtcacctgtgtgtgtcactgtcacctgtgtcacctgtgtgtgtcactgtcacctgtgtcactgtcacctgtgtgtgtcactgtcacctgtgtcacctgtgtcacctgtgtcacctgtgtgtgtcacctgtgtgtgtcactgtcacctgtgtcacctgtgtgtgtcactgtcacctgtgtgtgtcactgtcacctgtgtcacctgtgtcacctgtgtgtgtcgctgtcacctgtgtgtgtcactatcacctgtgtcactgtcacctgtgtgtgtcactgtcacctgtgtgtgtcactgtcacccctgtTCCTGCACCGCTTCTGCTCCGACTGCATCGTCACCGCGCTCCGGAGCGGGTATGTcattgtcacctgtgtcacctgtgtcacctgtgtgtgtcactgtcacctgtgtgtgtcactgtcacctgtgtcactgtcacctgtgtcactatcacctgtgtcactgtcacctgtgtgtgtcactgtcacacctgtgtgtgtcactgtcacctgtgtgtgtcactgtcacctgtgtgtcacctgtgtgtgtcactgtcacctgtgtgtgtcactgtcacccctgtgCCTGCACCGCTTCTGCTCCGACTGCATCGTCACCGCATTGAGGAGTGGGTATGTcattgtcacctgtgtcacctgtgtcacctgtgtcactgtcacctttgTCATTGTCTCTGTCGCCTGTGTGAcattgtcacctgtgtcacctgtgtccctgtcacctgtgtcattgTCTCCTTTatcacctgtgtcactgtcacctgtgtcacctgtgtcacctgtgtccctgtcacctgtgtcactgtcacctgtgtccctgtcacctgtgtcattgTCTCCTTTatcacctgtgtcactgtcacctgtgtcacctgtgtccctgtcacctgtgtcactgtcacctgtgtcactgtcacctgtgtccctgtcacctgtgtcacctgtgtcacctgtgttcctgtcacctgtgtgtcattgTCACCTTTatcacctgtgtcactgtcacctgtgtcactgtcacctgtgtcacctgtgtgtcacctgtgtcacctgtgtcacctgtgtccctgtcacctgtgtcactgtcacctgtgtcacctgtgtcacctgtgtccctgtcacctgtgtcacctgtgtcacctgtgtcacctgtgtccctgtcacctgtgtccctgtcacctgtgtcattgtcacctgtgtgtcacctgtgtcacctgtgtcacctgtgtccctgtcacctgtgtcactgtcacctgtgtcacctgtgtcacctgtgtccctgtcacctgtgtcattgtccctgtcacctgtgtgtcacctgtgtcacctgtgtccctgtcacctgtgtcactgtcacctgtgtcacctgtgtcacctgtgtccctgtcacctgtgtcactgtcacctgtgtcactgtcacctgtgtcacctgtgtcacctgtgtccctgtcacctgtgtcactgtcacctgtgtcacctgtgtcacctgtgtcacctgtgtccctgtcacctgtgtcactgtcacctgtgtcactgtcacctgtgtcacctgtgtcacctgtgtccctgtcacctgtgtcactgtcacctgtgtcacctgtgtcacctgtgtccctgtcacctgtgtccctgtcacctgtgtcacctgtgtcacctgtgtccctgtcacctgtgtgtcattgTCACCTTTatcacctgtgtcactgtcacctgtgtcactgtcacctgtgtcacctgtgtcacctgtgtccctgtcacctgtgtcattgtccctgtcacctgtgtccctgtcacctgtgtcacctgtgtcattctccctgtcacctgtgtgtcacctgtgtcacctgtgtcacctgtgtccctgtcacctgtgtcactccccaatcccatttttcccgaTTTCCCCGTTTTCTGCCCCGTTTTCCCCCAGACCCGGGCGTGTCCCGGGCCAGGAAGGAATTCCCCGTGGCCCAGATCcctttctccccatttctccccatttctccccatttctccccatttttgcccatttccccccagttttttcctgttttttccccttgttttttccccaattaaTCCccgattttttttcctgttttcccccgattttccccctgatttttccccattttccatgttttttcccccaggaaCAAGGAGTGTCCCACGTGCAGGAAGAAGCTGccttcccattccccattccccattccccattttccctatatttttccccatttttcccccgattttcccccattttttccccattttttccccatttcccccctgatttttccctgttttccatgtttttttccccaggaacaAGGAGTGTCCCACGTGCAGGAAGAAGCTGccatcccattccccattccccattttcccccattttccccccattctttccccatttttcccccattttttccccattttttccccatttccccccattttttccccgtttttcccctgatttttccccgattttcccCCCTgatttttccccgttttccatgtttttttcctcaggaacAAGGAGTATCCCACGTGCAGGAAGAAGCtgccttccccttccccattccccattttcccccattttccccccattctttccccattttccccccattttttccccatttccctcctgatttttccccgattttccccctgatttttccccaattttccccctgacttttccccattttccatgtttttttcccccaggaacAAGGAGTGTCCCACGAGCAGGAAGAAGCTGCCTTCCCATtgcccaaatcccattttttcccattttccacccattctttctccccagttttcctcctaatttcccccccaatttttcctcaattttccccaattttctccAGATTTTCCCCCTGACTTTTCCCcgttttccatgtttttttccccaggaacaAGGAGTGTCCCACGTGCAGGAAGAAGCTGccatcccattccccattccccattccccattttcccccattttcccccccattttccccccattttttccccatttcccccctgatttttccccgtttttccccctgacttttccccattttccatgtttttttcctcaggaacAAGGAGTGTCCCACGTGCAGGAAGAAGCTGCCATCCCATtgcccaaatcccattttcccccattttccccccattttccccccattctttccccatttttccccattttttccccatttccctcctgctttttccccgattttcccCCTGGTTTTTCCCCGATTTTCCACctgatttttccccattttccctgttttttttccccaggaacaAGGAGTGTCCCACGTGCAGGAAGAAGCTGCCATCCCATtgcccaaatcccattttccctcatttttcccctttcttgcccatttttccccatttttcccccattttttccccatttcccccctgatttttccccgattttccccctgacttttccccattttccatgttttttttcctcaggaacAAGGAGTGTCCCACGTGCAGAAAGAGGCTGCCATCCcatttcccaaatcccatttttccccatttttccccctgttCTTTCCCCGTTTTCCCTtgattttccccccaattttccccaattttctccagttttttccccagatttttccccattttccatgtttttttcccccaggaacAAGGAGTGTCCCACGTGCAGGAAGAAGCTGCCATCCCCTTCCCgattccccatttttccccatttccccccgttatttccccatttttcccctgattttccccgatttttcctcaaattttcccctgatttttccccgattttcccCCTGACTTTTCCCcgttttccatgtttttttccccaggaacaAGGAGTGTCCCACCTGCAGAAAGAGGCTGCCATCCCATtgcccaaatcccatttttccccattttttccccctgttctttccccgtttttcccttGATTTTcaccccaattttccccaattttctccagttttttccccagatttttccccattttccatgttttttttccccaggaacaAGGAGTGTcccacctgcaggaagaagctgccttcccattccccattccccatttttccccatttttcccccattttttccccatttcccccctgatttttccccgattttcccCCTGACTTTTCCCcgttttccatgtttttttccccaggaacaAGGAGTGTCCCACGTGCAGAAAGAGGCTGCCATCCcatttcccaaatcccattttttcccattttccacccATTCTTTCTCCCCAGTTTTCCTCCTGATTTTCCCCCCgatttttcctcaatttttccccatttttctccagTTTTTCCCCCgacttttccccattttccatgttttttttccccaggaacaAGGAGTGTCCCACGTGCAGGAAGAAGCTGCCATCCCATTGCCcactccccattttcccccatttttcccccgttctttccccatttttcccccatttttcccccattttttccccatttcccccctgattttcccccattttccccctgacttttccccgttttccatgttttttttccccaggaacaAGGAGTGTCCCACATGCAGGAAGAAGCTGCCAtcccattccccattttccccctttttccccattttccccccgatttttccccatttttcccccgattttcccccattttttccccatttcccccctgatttttccctgattttccccCTGACTTTTCCCCcgttttccatgtttttttccccaggaacaAGGAGTGTCCCACGTGCAGGAAGAGGCCGCCATGccatttcccattccccattttttcccttttttccccccattttttccccattttttccccatttcccccctgatttttccccaattttccccccaatttttccctgttttccatgtttttttccccaggaacaAGGAGTGTCCCACGTGCAGGAAGAAGCTGCCATCCCATTGCccattccccatttttcccccatttttcccccgttctttcccctttttttcccccattttccccccattttttccccatttcccccctgatttttccccgattttccccctgacttttccccattttccatgtttttttccccaggaacaAGGAGTGTCCCACGTGCAGGAAGAAGCTGCCTTCCCATtgcccaaatcccattttcccccccttttccccccattctttccccatttttcccccattttttccccatttcttccccatttcccccctgatttttccccgatttttccccgttttccaTGGTTTTTTCCTCAGGAACAAGGAGTGTCCCACGTGCAGGAAGAAGCTGccttcccattccccattccccattttcccccattttccccctgttctttccccattttttccccatttcccccattttttccccatttcccccctgatttttccccaattttccccctgatttttccccgttttccatgtttttttccccaggaacaAGGAGTGTCCCACGTGCAGGAAGAAGCTGCCATCCCATTGCccattccccatttttccccattttcccccccattctttccccatttttcccccatttcttccccatttcccccctgatttttccccgattttcccCCTGACTTTTCCCCcgttttccatgttttttttcccccaggaacAAGGAGTGTCCCACGTGCAGGAAGAAGCTGGTGTCCAAGCGCTCGCTGCGCCCCGACCCCAACTTCGACGCGCTCATCTCCAAGATTTACCCGAGCCGCGACGAGTACGAGGCGCACCAGGACCGGGTGCTGGCCAAGCTCAGCCGCCTGCACAACCAGCAGGCGCTCAGCTCCAGCATCGAGGAGGGCCTCAAGATGCAGGCCATGCACAGGTTTgggaaaaattcccaaaattcccgtttttttccgggattttggggcggttttgTGGCGATTGGGGTGAAAACGGCGCAAAAAAACGGGGCAGAAATGGAcccaaaatggggggaaatggctCAGGAATGGCCACAAATTCTCCCAAATCCAtgaaaattcctggaattcctgttcAAGTTGCAGGCCATGCCCAGGTCTGGGGaaaaattcccgaaattcccgttttttttccgggattttggggcggttttgTGGCGATTGGGGTGAAAACGGCGCAAAAAACGGGGCAGAAATGGAcccaaaatggggggaaatggctCAGGAATGGCCACAAATTCTCCCAAATCCAtgaaaattcctggaattcctgttcAGGTTGCAGGCCATGCACAGGTCTgggaaaaattcccaaaattcccattttttcttccgggattttggggcggtttttggggttttcggTGAAAACGAGGCAGAAAACGAGGCAAAATTGGCTCAGGAATGGCACGGAAATCACCCAAATCCAtgaaaattcctggaattcttGTTCAGGTTGCAGGCCATGCACAGGTCTGGGaaaaattcccgaaattcctgtttttttccgggattttggggtgtttttgtggGGATTGGGGTGGAAACGGGGCAGAAATGGACCCAAAATAGGGGGAATTTGGCCCAGGAATGGCCACAAATTCTCCCAAATCCAtgaaaattcctggaattcctgttcAGGTTGCAGGCCTGGCGCAGGTCTGGGaaaaattcccgaaattcccgttttttttccgggattttggggtgtttttgtggGGATAGGGCTGGAAACGGGGCAGAAATGGAcccaaaatggggggaaatggccCAGGAATGGCCTCACCTTCTCCCAAATTCAcgaaattcctggaattcctgttcAGGTTGCAGGCCTGGCGCAGGTCTGGGGGagaattcccgaaattcccgttttttttccgggattttggggcggttttgTGCGATTTGATGTGAAAACGGCGCAAAAAATGGGGCAGAAATGGAGccaaaatggggggaaatggctCAGGAATGGCTGCAAATTCTCCCAAATCCATgaaaattcctgaaattcctGTTCAGGTTGCAGGCCATGCACAGGTTTGGgaaaattcccgaaattcccgttttttttccgggattttggggcggtttttgggTGAAAATGAGGCAGAAAACGGGGGCAAAATTGGCTCAGGAATGGCCACAAATTCTCCCAAATCCAtgaaaattcctggaattcctgttcAAGTTTCAGGCCATGCACAGGTCTggagaaaattcccaaaattcccgtttttttctgggattttggggcggttttgTGCGATTTGGGGTGAAAACGACGCAAAAAATGGGGCAGAAATGGAcccaaaatggggggaaatggctCAGGAATGGCCACAAATTCTCCCAAATCCAtgaaaattcctggaattcctgttcAAGTTGCAGGCCATGCCCAGGTCTGGGGaaaaattcccgaaattcccgttttttttccgggattttggggcggttttgTGGCGATTGGGGTGAAAACGGCGCAAAAAACGGGGCAGAAATGGAcccaaaatggggggaaatggctCAGGAATGGCCTCAAATTCTCCCAAATCCAcgaaattcctggaattcctgttcAGGTTGCGGGCCATGCACAGGTTTGGGaaaaattcccgaaattccccgttttttttctgggattttggggcggttttgTGGCGATTGGGGTGAAAACGGCGCAAAAAACGGGGCAGAAATGGAcccaaaatggggggaaatggctCAGGAATGGCCACAAATTCTCCCAAATCCAtgaaaattcctggaattcctgttcAGGTTTCAGGCCATGCACAGGTCTGGGGGAAGATTCCcgaaattcccgttttttttccgggattttggggcggttttgTGGCGATTGGGGTGGAAACGGGGCAGAAATGGACCCAAAATGGGGGGATATGGCTCAGGAATGGCCACAAATTCTCCCAAATCCAcaaaaattcctggaattcctgtaCAGGTTTTGGGCCATGCCCAGGTCTGGGGgaaaattcccgaaattccccgTTTTTTTCCGGGAATTTGGGGCGGGTTTAGTGGCTATTGGGGTGAAAACGGTGCAAAAAATGGGGCAGAAATGGAGccaaaatggggggaaatggccCAGGAATGGCCACAAATTCTCCCAAATCCAcgaaattcctggaattcctgttcAGGTTGTGGGCCGTGCTCAGGTCTGGGaaaaattcccgaaattcccgttttttttctgggattttggggcggttttgTGGCGATTTGGGGTGAAAACGACGCAGAAAATGGGGCAGAAATGGAcccaaaatggggggaaatggctCAGGAATGGCTGCAAATTCTCCCAAATCCATgaaaattcctgaaattcctGTTCAGGTTGCAGGCCATGCACAGGTCTGGGGagaattcccgaaattcccgttttttttccgggattttggggcggtttttTTGCAATTGGGGTGAAAACGACGCAAAAAAATGGGGCAGAAATGGAcccaaaatggggggaaatggc
This sequence is a window from Anomalospiza imberbis isolate Cuckoo-Finch-1a 21T00152 unplaced genomic scaffold, ASM3175350v1 scaffold_1114, whole genome shotgun sequence. Protein-coding genes within it:
- the LOC137465816 gene encoding E3 ubiquitin-protein ligase RING2-B-like isoform X1; translated protein: MDGTEIAVSPRSLHSELMCPICLDMLKNTMTTKECLHRFCSDCIVTALRSGNKECPTCRKKLVSKRSLRPDPNFDALISKIYPSRDEYEAHQDRVLAKLSRLHNQQALSSSIEEGLKMQAMHRFGKNSQNSRFFPGFWGGFVAIGVKTAQKNGAEMDPKWGEMAQEWPQILPNP
- the LOC137465816 gene encoding E3 ubiquitin-protein ligase RING2-B-like isoform X2, with the protein product MDGTEIAVSPRSLHSELMCPICLDMLKNTMTTKECLHRFCSDCIVTALRSGNKECPTCRKKLVSKRSLRPDPNFDALISKIYPSRDEYEAHQDRVLAKLSRLHNQQALSSSIEEGLKMQAMHRFGKNSQNSRFFPGFWGGFVAIGVKTAQKNGAEMDPKWGEMAQEWPQILPNP